A single Corynebacterium resistens DSM 45100 DNA region contains:
- the pgi gene encoding glucose-6-phosphate isomerase, which translates to MSFADNRQPITASYEWSKLGDYAAKNQDMNLRDLFANQPGRAGDLSFKVGPLYVDLSKNLIDEKGLRLLIGLATAAGLEDYRNAMFAGEKINTTENRAVLHTALRIPVDREFSANGQDIAADVHEVLGRMRDFAKALRSGAWLGVTDHTIKNVVNIGIGGSDLGPAMAARALRTYQTAGITPYFISNIDPADLSATLDGLDAESTLFVVSSKTFTTSETLANAHAARRWLLDELNRAGVNTDGEQAVRDITARHFVAVSTNEEAVSEFGIDTDNMFGFWDWVGGRYSVDSAIGLSLMAAIGPQDFMRFLEGFHSVDDHFRSEPLEMNVPVLMALLGVWYSDFLGAESHAVLPYSEDLARFPAYLQQLMMESNGKSVRLDGEEVDCPTGEIYWGEPGTNGQHAFFQLMHQGTHLIPADFIGFCNPHSDALAADGETSMHDMLMSNFFAQTRVLAFGKTAEELQEEGIDEALVPHKVMPGNRPTTTILAEELTPEVLGALIALYEHIAFAQGVIWGINSFDQWGVELGKKQANELLSAVRGVTTPDAGDSSTDSLINYFRSHRSYR; encoded by the coding sequence ATGTCTTTTGCAGACAATCGCCAGCCGATTACCGCTTCCTACGAGTGGTCCAAGTTGGGGGATTACGCAGCAAAGAATCAAGACATGAATCTGCGCGACCTCTTCGCCAACCAACCAGGTCGTGCAGGCGACCTGAGCTTCAAAGTTGGGCCGCTATACGTGGACCTTTCCAAGAACTTGATCGATGAAAAAGGCCTGCGCCTTCTTATCGGACTTGCCACAGCCGCGGGTTTGGAAGATTACCGTAATGCAATGTTCGCTGGTGAGAAGATCAATACCACCGAGAACCGCGCCGTGTTGCACACCGCTTTGCGCATTCCAGTCGACCGCGAATTCAGTGCCAATGGTCAAGATATCGCCGCCGACGTTCACGAGGTGCTCGGCCGGATGCGCGATTTTGCGAAGGCATTGCGCAGTGGTGCTTGGTTGGGAGTGACCGATCACACCATCAAAAACGTAGTGAACATCGGTATTGGTGGTTCCGATCTGGGTCCTGCTATGGCTGCACGCGCGTTACGCACGTATCAGACAGCGGGAATTACGCCGTATTTCATCTCCAATATCGACCCAGCCGACTTGAGCGCCACTCTAGATGGGCTGGATGCCGAATCCACGTTGTTCGTCGTTTCGTCGAAGACATTCACCACGTCAGAGACTTTGGCCAATGCCCATGCTGCTCGCCGCTGGCTCTTGGATGAGCTTAATCGAGCGGGCGTGAATACCGACGGTGAGCAGGCAGTTCGCGACATCACAGCACGACACTTTGTGGCTGTTTCCACCAATGAGGAAGCTGTAAGCGAGTTCGGTATTGATACGGACAATATGTTCGGCTTCTGGGATTGGGTCGGTGGCCGGTACTCCGTGGATTCCGCCATTGGTTTGAGCCTAATGGCAGCCATCGGTCCGCAGGACTTCATGCGTTTCCTTGAAGGCTTCCACAGCGTGGATGACCACTTCCGTTCGGAACCACTGGAGATGAATGTCCCGGTTCTTATGGCGTTGCTGGGTGTCTGGTACTCCGACTTCTTAGGGGCCGAATCGCACGCGGTTCTTCCGTACAGCGAAGACCTCGCGCGCTTCCCTGCTTACCTGCAGCAGCTCATGATGGAATCCAATGGCAAATCCGTGCGGCTCGACGGTGAGGAAGTGGATTGCCCCACCGGTGAGATTTATTGGGGCGAGCCGGGGACGAATGGACAACATGCCTTCTTCCAATTGATGCACCAGGGAACGCACCTTATCCCTGCCGACTTCATCGGATTCTGTAACCCACACTCAGATGCCCTAGCTGCCGACGGGGAAACCAGTATGCACGACATGCTGATGAGCAATTTCTTCGCTCAAACCCGCGTACTGGCTTTCGGGAAAACTGCCGAAGAGCTGCAAGAAGAAGGCATCGATGAAGCACTTGTTCCTCACAAGGTGATGCCCGGAAACCGCCCTACCACCACAATCTTGGCAGAGGAACTCACACCAGAAGTTCTGGGCGCCCTCATCGCGCTTTACGAGCATATTGCCTTCGCCCAGGGCGTCATTTGGGGCATCAACAGCTTCGATCAATGGGGCGTTGAACTGGGTAAAAAGCAAGCCAATGAACTGCTTTCCGCAGTGCGCGGAGTGACCACCCCGGATGCCGGTGATTCCTCTACGGATAGCTTGATTAACTACTTCCGCAGCCATCGTAGCTATCGTTAG
- a CDS encoding DEAD/DEAH box helicase codes for MPVDPLDKFHAPVAAWFRDVFAEPTVVQHQAWDAISAGENALVVAPTGSGKTLAAFLWSLSQLTAPTSFFDATPAAPNQTHRGGTKVLYISPLKALGVDVDRNLAAPLAGIARTAAAMEVPVAPVRVGVRSGDTPQAERAKLLRHPPEILITTPESLYLMLTSKAAGTLQTVETVIVDEVHAVAGTKRGAHLALSLERLDMLAQQPVQRIGLSATVNPVDTVASFIGGDRPVTVVNPPSYKAWDVNVRSVVEDFQDSPAAEDLELSAFEDTSVADDDPALADLEDEALVGPALIGEGVGGSTQLGAGNRVASGVDKESALPQQKSVWPHVHKAVYEQVMANTSTLVFVNSRRTAERLTGALNEHWARIHDPDSLAAPTRRDPAQLMAQSTQVVGSPAVIARAHHGSVSKDERADIEQALKSGTLKCVVATSSLELGIDMGLVDHVIQVGAPPSVASAIQRCGRAGHSVGATSRATIYPLHKQDAEAATVVVRRLLAGELEPLQVVNNALDVLAQHTVAAAAQAPSGQLDVEQWWHAVRRAHPYAALPREAFDGVIELISGRYPSTDFADLKARVVYDANAGTLEARPGAQRVAVTNGGTIPDRGMFGVFLAAGEEVGARRVGELDEEMVYESRVGDVFTLGASSWKILEINRDQVIVAPAAGHTGRLPFWVGDAEGRPVELGLAIGEHRRAWGRHTEADNRGAEFICANTVANLDAFYSQQKEDSGVIPDEKTIVVERFRDEIGDWRVIVHSPYGRGVNAPWAMALSAQLQRDTGIDSMAVAGDDGMVLRLPYSEEPPGGDLLARDAEAVLHDVMENVGSSALFAGRFRECAARALLLPRRHPGKRQPLWQQRQRAAQLLDVARNHPEFPIMLETMRECIHDVYNLDALEQLIGRLPQIRIAEVTTDGPSAFAESLLFTYTSAFMYEGDSAERAAALAVDPALLAKVLGKSGEGFLLDPAVVARVVDAAQWRTEGRRAGTVEQAVDMLRALGPLTPEAISERVEPQVSLEAVRELVPRRLAEVSFGGARKLCVVEDIPLLRDGLGVPVPPGVGADPAVVHDALDQLVLRWMRHRGPTEATQVAAEFGMGVATAESLLKRWVGDRRLDAGMFVEAEVASNQENAILEQPESSQQARTTQYIDVAMLRRLRQATLAAARGAVEPVTRKTYARFLAEWHVIGQAERWDLPTVLEQLAGLAMPASAWETMVLPARIPDYQPSDLDDLLASGEFVVVGQGTTGAKDSWVAIVPTVLKDFLLPDAAQNDENVAVEMDLVAQQLLEKLRGGGAYLANELAQLTGIGHKELDAALWDLFDAGLVAPDGFAALRARLTEAGGSGKQAHRAPRRDRGRGSTRSGTGRLRMGRGRFSHAMMSPEAAQRTREARAALNAHSGVPGRWSALDVTSGAPATGNPGTIGNGTPPQNTHAAETAAVQGEAWIERYAVVTRGSVVAEKADGGFAQAYRVLSAWEDSGAVLRGYIIDGLGGAQFAPREVIDALRRVEDSLSVGGNGPGEKPYVLAAVDPANPYGAALPWPAVEAPKSETNDSEQESVARLSRTAGALVVLRKGELLAYISRGGRSVWVFPIEADLNFGDAEDQVSQAVPWIVEAVGASVQKGRMSPMTVEKINGIPVMDSPLKPWTAAGARLTPKGLTIK; via the coding sequence ATGCCCGTTGACCCGCTAGATAAATTCCATGCCCCCGTAGCAGCGTGGTTTCGGGACGTATTCGCAGAACCTACAGTTGTCCAGCATCAAGCATGGGATGCTATTTCCGCAGGTGAGAATGCCCTGGTTGTGGCCCCCACCGGTTCCGGTAAAACGTTAGCTGCGTTTTTGTGGTCGCTTTCCCAATTGACCGCCCCTACTTCTTTTTTCGACGCCACCCCGGCAGCCCCCAATCAGACTCACCGTGGGGGCACGAAAGTCTTGTACATCAGTCCACTTAAAGCCCTCGGTGTGGATGTTGATCGTAACCTCGCCGCACCCCTAGCTGGCATCGCACGTACGGCAGCTGCGATGGAAGTCCCCGTTGCACCAGTTCGGGTGGGCGTGCGCTCTGGTGATACTCCGCAGGCAGAGCGTGCCAAATTATTGCGACATCCGCCAGAAATTCTGATTACAACCCCAGAATCGCTTTATTTGATGCTCACTTCCAAAGCTGCGGGCACGCTACAGACGGTGGAAACAGTCATCGTGGACGAAGTACATGCGGTGGCGGGAACGAAGCGTGGAGCACACCTTGCGCTGTCCTTAGAACGATTGGATATGCTCGCACAGCAGCCAGTCCAGCGCATCGGGCTTTCTGCCACCGTCAATCCTGTGGATACGGTGGCTTCATTCATCGGCGGCGATCGTCCAGTCACGGTGGTTAATCCTCCTTCTTACAAAGCCTGGGATGTCAACGTGCGCAGTGTGGTGGAAGATTTTCAAGATTCTCCTGCAGCTGAGGACTTGGAACTTTCCGCTTTCGAGGACACATCTGTTGCGGACGACGATCCCGCGTTGGCCGATTTAGAGGATGAGGCGTTGGTGGGGCCTGCTCTTATCGGCGAAGGCGTGGGAGGTAGCACCCAGCTGGGAGCCGGAAATCGGGTAGCTAGTGGCGTCGATAAAGAATCGGCGCTGCCACAACAAAAGAGCGTGTGGCCGCACGTGCACAAGGCCGTATACGAACAAGTAATGGCGAATACCTCCACGCTGGTATTCGTCAACTCCCGGAGAACAGCCGAGCGATTGACGGGGGCCCTCAACGAACACTGGGCGCGGATTCACGATCCCGACTCGCTGGCGGCACCTACGCGAAGGGATCCTGCACAGTTGATGGCGCAATCCACCCAAGTGGTGGGCTCCCCGGCCGTCATCGCGCGGGCGCACCACGGCTCGGTATCGAAAGACGAGCGTGCGGATATTGAACAAGCGCTGAAAAGCGGAACATTGAAATGCGTGGTGGCAACCAGCTCCTTGGAACTGGGCATTGATATGGGGTTGGTCGATCACGTGATACAGGTCGGTGCACCACCATCAGTTGCCTCCGCGATTCAGCGATGTGGCCGCGCCGGGCACTCCGTGGGCGCAACAAGCCGGGCGACCATTTATCCGTTGCATAAGCAGGACGCGGAAGCCGCCACTGTGGTGGTGCGCCGTTTATTGGCAGGGGAGCTGGAACCCTTGCAGGTGGTGAATAATGCCCTCGATGTTTTAGCACAGCACACTGTGGCGGCAGCGGCACAGGCTCCGAGCGGCCAGTTGGATGTGGAGCAGTGGTGGCACGCAGTTCGACGGGCTCATCCATATGCTGCTTTGCCGCGGGAAGCATTCGACGGGGTGATCGAACTAATCAGCGGGCGATACCCGTCGACGGATTTCGCTGACTTGAAAGCGCGGGTGGTATACGACGCGAACGCGGGAACCCTAGAGGCGCGCCCTGGTGCACAACGAGTGGCTGTAACCAATGGTGGAACTATTCCGGATCGTGGCATGTTCGGCGTTTTCCTCGCCGCGGGGGAGGAAGTCGGTGCACGCCGAGTGGGTGAACTCGATGAGGAAATGGTTTATGAATCCCGCGTGGGTGATGTATTCACTCTGGGGGCGAGCAGTTGGAAAATTCTAGAAATCAACCGTGACCAGGTGATCGTGGCCCCTGCGGCAGGGCACACAGGTCGCTTACCTTTTTGGGTTGGTGATGCAGAAGGCCGCCCTGTTGAGTTAGGGCTAGCGATCGGTGAGCATCGTCGCGCATGGGGTAGACACACTGAAGCAGATAACCGGGGCGCGGAATTCATTTGCGCGAACACCGTAGCTAACCTCGATGCCTTCTATTCCCAGCAAAAAGAGGACTCTGGCGTGATCCCCGATGAAAAAACCATCGTGGTGGAACGCTTCCGCGATGAGATCGGGGATTGGCGCGTAATCGTGCATTCACCATACGGACGTGGGGTGAACGCACCATGGGCGATGGCGCTATCGGCGCAATTGCAGCGCGATACGGGCATCGACTCTATGGCCGTTGCTGGTGATGATGGCATGGTGTTGCGGCTGCCGTATTCGGAAGAACCGCCAGGCGGGGACCTGTTGGCTCGCGATGCCGAGGCGGTCTTGCACGACGTTATGGAAAACGTGGGCTCTTCCGCGCTTTTCGCGGGGCGTTTTCGAGAGTGTGCTGCCCGCGCCTTGTTGTTGCCCCGTCGTCATCCAGGCAAGCGCCAACCGTTGTGGCAACAGCGGCAACGAGCTGCGCAGCTTTTGGACGTGGCCCGCAACCATCCGGAGTTCCCGATCATGCTGGAGACCATGCGGGAGTGTATTCACGATGTTTATAACCTCGATGCGCTGGAACAGCTGATTGGCAGGTTGCCGCAAATTCGGATCGCGGAGGTAACAACCGACGGGCCTTCCGCTTTCGCTGAGTCTTTGTTGTTCACCTACACCAGCGCTTTCATGTACGAGGGCGATTCCGCCGAGCGTGCCGCTGCCTTGGCGGTAGATCCCGCTTTGCTGGCTAAGGTGCTTGGCAAATCAGGCGAAGGCTTCTTGCTGGATCCTGCCGTGGTCGCCAGGGTTGTCGACGCCGCCCAGTGGCGTACCGAAGGGCGCCGCGCAGGTACGGTTGAACAAGCCGTGGACATGCTGCGCGCGCTGGGTCCGCTCACACCAGAAGCTATTTCCGAACGTGTCGAGCCACAGGTGAGCTTGGAAGCTGTGCGCGAACTCGTGCCACGAAGATTGGCGGAGGTCAGCTTCGGTGGTGCGCGCAAGCTATGCGTTGTAGAGGACATCCCGTTGTTACGAGACGGTCTGGGTGTGCCCGTTCCACCGGGCGTTGGCGCAGATCCAGCCGTTGTTCACGATGCGCTTGATCAGCTGGTGCTGCGTTGGATGCGACACCGCGGACCCACGGAGGCCACGCAGGTGGCCGCGGAATTTGGCATGGGTGTGGCTACCGCAGAATCCTTGCTGAAACGGTGGGTGGGTGATCGGCGCCTGGATGCGGGCATGTTTGTGGAAGCCGAGGTGGCGTCGAACCAAGAAAATGCCATCCTAGAGCAACCTGAAAGCTCACAACAAGCGAGGACCACACAGTACATCGATGTGGCGATGCTACGCCGGCTGCGACAAGCCACGCTTGCCGCAGCCCGTGGTGCAGTGGAACCCGTAACGCGGAAAACCTATGCGAGGTTCTTGGCCGAGTGGCATGTCATCGGCCAGGCGGAGCGGTGGGATTTGCCTACGGTGCTGGAACAGTTGGCAGGTTTGGCGATGCCCGCTAGCGCGTGGGAAACCATGGTGTTACCAGCGCGCATCCCCGATTATCAGCCGTCAGATCTGGATGACTTACTAGCCAGCGGAGAATTTGTGGTGGTGGGGCAGGGGACCACAGGAGCGAAGGATAGTTGGGTTGCTATTGTTCCGACGGTACTCAAAGATTTTCTGCTGCCCGATGCTGCGCAAAACGATGAAAACGTGGCGGTTGAGATGGATCTGGTGGCGCAACAATTGTTGGAGAAACTCCGCGGTGGTGGAGCCTACTTGGCCAACGAGTTAGCTCAACTGACTGGCATTGGGCACAAGGAACTCGATGCGGCACTGTGGGATCTATTCGATGCTGGTTTGGTAGCGCCAGACGGGTTTGCTGCATTGCGCGCGCGATTAACGGAAGCTGGCGGTAGCGGGAAACAGGCCCACCGAGCGCCGCGCCGGGATCGGGGCCGGGGAAGTACACGTTCCGGAACCGGGCGATTGCGAATGGGGAGAGGGCGGTTCTCGCACGCAATGATGAGCCCAGAGGCAGCGCAGCGAACCCGTGAAGCCCGCGCAGCGTTGAACGCGCATAGTGGTGTGCCCGGTAGGTGGTCCGCGCTAGATGTGACGAGCGGTGCCCCAGCAACCGGCAATCCTGGGACGATCGGCAATGGAACGCCACCCCAAAATACGCACGCTGCCGAGACCGCTGCTGTGCAAGGTGAAGCGTGGATTGAGCGCTATGCGGTGGTCACCCGCGGATCCGTGGTAGCGGAGAAAGCCGACGGTGGCTTCGCGCAGGCTTATCGAGTGTTATCCGCGTGGGAGGATTCCGGCGCTGTGCTACGCGGGTACATCATTGACGGCTTGGGCGGGGCGCAGTTTGCACCGCGGGAAGTTATCGACGCCCTCAGGAGGGTCGAAGATAGCCTCTCAGTAGGGGGCAACGGGCCTGGCGAGAAGCCTTATGTGCTGGCTGCTGTAGATCCTGCGAATCCTTATGGAGCTGCCTTGCCATGGCCAGCTGTGGAGGCCCCAAAATCGGAAACCAATGATTCCGAGCAAGAGTCTGTGGCACGCCTGAGCCGGACGGCAGGCGCGTTAGTAGTGTTGCGTAAAGGCGAGTTACTGGCATACATCAGCCGAGGTGGACGCAGCGTGTGGGTTTTCCCGATCGAGGCAGACCTGAATTTTGGTGATGCGGAAGACCAAGTGTCCCAGGCAGTGCCGTGGATCGTGGAGGCCGTGGGGGCGTCGGTACAAAAAGGCCGCATGAGCCCAATGACTGTTGAGAAGATCAATGGAATACCAGTGATGGACTCGCCGTTGAAACCGTGGACGGCTGCAGGTGCGCGGCTGACACCGAAGGGGCTGACGATTAAATAG
- a CDS encoding DNA-formamidopyrimidine glycosylase family protein has protein sequence MPEGDSVLQLSNRLQWMTGRTVTHTDIRVPRFATATLNGQQVQRVWPYGKHLFMQIGDTIVHTHLKMEGVWAIHKAGSRWRKPGYTARIVLRFTPQHPGGAEIEIVGHELGFVRLYPAGEYQRVISDLGPDILDPAWLEEGLAECVRRIMKRPERALGAALLDQSNVAGIGNEYRAEILFLLGWHPAIPVGEVGTAGVERALRLSRRVMWENRLEPVRIFTGDKRPGMGTYVFGRANKACRRCGHAIRKGTLGGKFAGGDANLDVAELERIIWWCPSCQQLSLKGFSGD, from the coding sequence GTGCCAGAGGGCGATTCAGTACTTCAGCTTTCGAATCGGTTGCAGTGGATGACCGGCCGAACAGTTACGCACACCGATATTCGTGTGCCGCGATTTGCCACGGCTACATTAAATGGACAACAGGTTCAGCGCGTGTGGCCATATGGAAAGCACCTTTTCATGCAGATAGGTGACACGATTGTGCATACCCATCTGAAAATGGAAGGGGTCTGGGCAATTCACAAGGCAGGCTCGCGATGGCGGAAGCCAGGGTATACCGCCCGCATTGTTTTGCGGTTTACCCCGCAGCATCCGGGCGGGGCTGAGATCGAGATTGTGGGCCATGAGCTGGGCTTTGTCCGCCTCTATCCGGCCGGCGAATATCAGCGAGTGATTAGCGATCTAGGGCCGGATATTCTTGATCCGGCATGGCTGGAGGAAGGGTTGGCCGAGTGCGTTCGCCGCATCATGAAAAGGCCAGAACGGGCGCTCGGGGCCGCACTGCTCGACCAATCGAACGTGGCCGGTATCGGCAATGAGTACCGGGCTGAAATCCTATTCTTATTGGGGTGGCATCCTGCGATACCAGTGGGGGAAGTAGGGACAGCAGGAGTGGAACGTGCGTTGCGGCTTTCGCGCCGCGTGATGTGGGAAAACCGCTTGGAACCAGTGCGGATATTTACCGGTGATAAGCGCCCTGGGATGGGTACTTATGTTTTTGGCAGGGCCAACAAAGCTTGCCGTAGGTGTGGCCATGCCATTCGAAAAGGAACGTTGGGCGGGAAATTTGCTGGTGGGGACGCCAATCTGGATGTTGCTGAACTAGAGCGCATTATTTGGTGGTGCCCGTCCTGTCAACAGCTTTCGTTAAAGGGTTTTTCAGGCGATTAA
- a CDS encoding NAD-dependent succinate-semialdehyde dehydrogenase, translated as MTDSLFTTLNVAGVGLEVPTGLLLGGQWKPGSAGETFNVLDAATGSPIAEVHSATQRDAEEAMDIAAATQAEWGASAPRERAEILRKLYELVMEHEDELAVLQSYELGRALPDSYGEVAYGGEYFRWFSERAAAIAGEYRVAQGGSGRIVTTKNPVGPALAITPWNFPLAMVTRKLAPALAAGCVMIAKPAQLTPLTMLYLAQLTKDAGLPDGVFQVLPTKSAKNVSVLLEDDRLRKFTFTGSTEVGQMLAAKAAEKTIRTSLELGGNAPFVVLEDADVDQAVEAAITSKMRGAGQVCIASNRFIVHDKVAEQFERGVIEKMKEFVLGPGTDKKTTMGPMVSEEQRDKVAELVKKAVDEGATVALGGPEGHEKLFETHPELDPNGFWYPATVLTGVKPEFEIANEEIFGPVAAIQRVSSNEEALRLANDTKFGLAGYVCGGDLKNALRFAEQLEVGMVGVNRGAISDATAPFGGVKQSGMGREGGFEGIEEYQETKYIALDL; from the coding sequence ATGACTGATTCACTTTTCACCACGTTGAACGTCGCAGGCGTGGGACTTGAGGTACCCACCGGATTACTTCTCGGAGGGCAGTGGAAGCCTGGTAGCGCGGGTGAAACTTTTAATGTTCTCGACGCCGCCACGGGTTCCCCAATCGCCGAAGTCCATAGTGCCACGCAGCGGGATGCAGAAGAGGCGATGGATATCGCCGCAGCCACGCAAGCTGAGTGGGGAGCTTCGGCTCCCCGCGAGCGCGCCGAAATACTACGTAAGCTGTACGAACTCGTCATGGAACACGAGGACGAATTGGCGGTTTTGCAGTCCTATGAACTAGGCCGCGCCCTCCCGGATTCCTACGGCGAGGTTGCGTACGGTGGTGAATACTTCCGTTGGTTCTCTGAACGTGCCGCTGCCATTGCTGGGGAGTACCGCGTTGCGCAGGGCGGGTCGGGACGCATCGTGACCACCAAAAATCCTGTGGGGCCCGCGTTAGCGATCACCCCGTGGAACTTTCCACTTGCGATGGTGACGCGCAAGTTGGCTCCAGCATTGGCAGCCGGTTGTGTCATGATCGCGAAGCCAGCTCAACTGACTCCGCTGACGATGCTCTATCTTGCGCAGTTGACGAAGGACGCTGGACTTCCAGACGGGGTATTCCAAGTGTTGCCCACCAAGAGCGCGAAGAACGTTTCCGTGCTTTTGGAGGATGACCGTCTACGCAAGTTCACCTTTACCGGTTCCACGGAAGTTGGCCAGATGTTGGCCGCCAAGGCAGCGGAGAAAACCATTCGTACCTCACTGGAACTCGGTGGCAATGCGCCATTCGTGGTGTTGGAGGATGCCGATGTAGATCAGGCAGTGGAAGCAGCGATCACTTCGAAGATGCGCGGTGCGGGGCAAGTGTGCATTGCGTCTAACCGCTTTATCGTCCATGACAAGGTGGCCGAGCAGTTTGAGCGTGGCGTCATTGAAAAGATGAAGGAGTTTGTGCTGGGGCCAGGCACCGACAAGAAAACGACGATGGGGCCGATGGTCAGCGAAGAACAGCGAGACAAAGTTGCTGAACTGGTGAAGAAAGCTGTGGACGAGGGAGCGACCGTGGCACTCGGCGGACCTGAAGGCCACGAGAAGTTGTTCGAGACACACCCAGAACTGGATCCGAACGGCTTCTGGTACCCAGCAACGGTGTTGACCGGAGTCAAACCGGAGTTTGAAATTGCGAATGAGGAGATATTCGGCCCGGTTGCTGCAATTCAGCGTGTAAGCAGCAACGAAGAGGCATTGCGTTTGGCGAATGATACGAAGTTCGGCTTAGCCGGATACGTGTGCGGTGGCGATCTGAAGAACGCCCTGCGCTTTGCGGAGCAATTAGAGGTCGGCATGGTTGGTGTGAACCGTGGTGCGATTTCTGATGCAACGGCGCCTTTTGGAGGTGTAAAACAGTCCGGCATGGGGCGCGAGGGTGGCTTCGAAGGCATCGAGGAGTACCAGGAGACGAAGTACATCGCGTTGGATCTGTAG
- a CDS encoding NADPH-dependent FMN reductase, translating into MKIGVFVGSIRRSGLGMEVGQWVMDVLADDPGIEPGIISLRDYQVPLLDVDYMPAEQKGRYPDGEVQRFAEAIAGFDAYIFVTPEYNKGVPGPMKNAVDHLMVEWVGKPVGFVGYGGQGARVAVSAWRPTVRNFKMRDVEPAVELNIFGEDFAGDKLTPRTEKAEDLKGMVAKIVECSKQ; encoded by the coding sequence ATGAAAATTGGTGTTTTTGTCGGTTCCATACGACGAAGTGGTCTGGGCATGGAAGTTGGCCAGTGGGTTATGGATGTGCTCGCGGATGATCCCGGGATTGAGCCCGGAATCATCAGTCTGCGGGACTACCAGGTTCCACTGCTGGATGTGGATTACATGCCCGCGGAACAGAAGGGGCGCTATCCAGACGGGGAGGTTCAGCGCTTTGCTGAGGCCATTGCTGGTTTTGACGCCTACATTTTCGTGACTCCGGAATACAACAAGGGCGTGCCGGGGCCGATGAAGAACGCAGTTGACCACCTGATGGTGGAGTGGGTCGGCAAGCCAGTGGGCTTTGTTGGCTACGGCGGACAAGGGGCGCGCGTGGCCGTTTCTGCGTGGCGCCCAACCGTCCGCAATTTCAAAATGCGGGATGTGGAGCCGGCGGTAGAACTCAACATTTTTGGCGAAGATTTCGCGGGCGACAAACTGACCCCAAGGACCGAAAAAGCCGAGGATCTAAAGGGCATGGTGGCGAAAATTGTGGAGTGCAGCAAGCAATAA